Proteins from a single region of Barnesiella propionica:
- a CDS encoding nucleoside deaminase: protein MEQSHEFYMKKALEEAKEAFKRGEVPIGAVIVNNGQIIARGYNLTETLNDVTAHAEMQAITAASHGLGGKYLTGCTLYVTVEPCVMCAGALGWAQISRLIYGAPDEKRGYRKLAPESLHPKTEVICGILKDDCASLMRDFFRKKR from the coding sequence ATGGAACAGTCTCATGAATTTTATATGAAAAAAGCACTGGAAGAAGCAAAGGAGGCTTTTAAACGCGGAGAGGTTCCTATCGGGGCAGTTATCGTGAATAACGGGCAGATCATAGCGCGCGGATATAATTTGACGGAAACCCTGAACGATGTGACAGCTCACGCGGAGATGCAAGCCATAACTGCTGCCAGTCATGGCCTCGGAGGTAAATATCTGACTGGTTGTACTCTTTATGTAACGGTAGAGCCATGTGTAATGTGTGCCGGAGCACTGGGATGGGCTCAAATATCGCGTCTTATATACGGGGCTCCGGATGAAAAAAGAGGTTATCGGAAATTAGCACCTGAGTCGTTACATCCCAAAACAGAGGTGATATGCGGAATACTGAAAGATGATTGCGCGTCTCTTATGAGAGATTTTTTCAGAAAAAAGCGCTGA